DNA from Elephas maximus indicus isolate mEleMax1 chromosome 18, mEleMax1 primary haplotype, whole genome shotgun sequence:
TTGTGAGATTAAACTGAAGCAAGGCTAAAGGAAATAAATCGGAGATAACTGGACTGAATTATATTATTAATGTGTGACCGAACATGTAGTTAGAAGCCCAGCATAGCCACATAACCAGAAATAAAAACGATATAAACTATTCAACCATATAACTGCCAAGTGCTGAACTCTGGAGAGACAGAGACAAGCTATGTAGATCCCTATTGGAATGAGAAGCACAATCCAAtctttaaaagaatgaaataagaaacacTTATAGACACATATTCCAATAACATgttgcaaaacacacacacacaaaggtcttctctttgttttccatTATAGTTTTATACCAACCCTGGACTGATGTTACCATGATAAAGAAGGTTCTTTGTCTACATGAAGATCCTCAGTCTGCTCGGGAATAATAGGTACTTTCACTTATTTAGCACTCAGTATGTGCTGGACAATTGGGTGCCTCAGatctatcatctcatttaatctttaaaacTACCTTCTGAGGTCGGCACTCTTACCATGTTCATTTTGAAGGTAAAGAAACTTAGGCACAGAAAGCCTAAGGGAATCGTTCGAGGTTACAGCTTGTAATTATAAAGCTTGTGTTTGAATCCTGACCGTGTGACTTTAGAATCCTTATGTTTAATTGCTTCGCCAACGCAAATGTTGGTATTCTACCCTCTGGTGGTTAAGAGGTGCCCTTGCAGCTGCCATCATCCATGGATTTAAATATCAGGGAATTGTCTTTCAGCCACTGAGTAGCAGAATAGTCAGTCGCCAGAGCAACCAGGTAGCTATATATTCTATCCATTTTTCAAGAATAGTACAAGATAAGTAGACTATATAATTATCATTATTCAAGTACCTACAAAGCCAATACTTGATTTTTAATAGGTTGCATGAAAACACGTTTGATGCGACCAGTTGCTCTAGTCTACGTCAATCCATACTAACAAGCCAAGTAACTCCCTCTATAAACCCAGTACCAGCCGAAATCTGTCTACTCATTAAATCCAGATTGCATGCTGAAACACCTACTAATTCAGCACCTAATTAACTAGAATTTGTAAGTCAATGCCTTATCCCGAAGGGAGAAGAACTCATGGAGTGGCTTCATTCACAAATGACAGCCCTAATATTATCATCTAGAGTTTGAAGCATGTGTGCCTGCAGTAGAGCTGCACAGGCCCTCACTAATTTACCAGTTCTTGTGAGGTTAATAAGAAGGCTGTCTGCTGGAGACAACTGTGTGAATGCTGGCCTACTGGATGTCTGGCCTGGGTCCACAGGATCTAGCTACAGGACTCTAGGCTTGGCAGTGAAAAGTGTTGCCCATTTTTATGgtaaaagctttttaaaatacaCTTGCATGCAATCaaacattatttcaaaataattgacTCAGCTTATGCCATGCTAATGAGTGGCTTGCTTAATGATTTTGTTCTCCTAATTTCACAAAGGAGTAGCTGAAAGCTAGACAtggatatttctatttcttgactCTCCATGGTCTTGCTAATTCTCGAAAATCCACTGGTTATATCAAGGTTTCAAAACTGTATTTTTTCTTAGCACCTTCTCTTCCTTAATTTTTTAACATACTTGTATGGAACTCTTAGTATGTGCCAACCAAACACTATTTTGGGATACATAGTGATAAAGCCATAAGTGCTTCTTGCCTTTGTGGAATCCACAGGCTAGTGAGTGACAAAGACACaatgaagaaacaaataaataaaatcatcataaaaaatcccattgccattgagtccattccgattcatagcaaccccatgtgtgtcaaagtaaaactgtgccccatagggtttttagaggctgattttccagaagcaggTTGACAGCCCTTTGTTTAGAGGCACTTCTGGGAGGATTCAAGCAGCCAGCGTTTTCAGTcggtagctgagcgcttaacattTTGCATCACTCAGAGACTCTTTATAATCATCATAAGTTGAGATAAGTTCTATGAAGGAAGAGGATGAGGCCCTGAGAGCAGAATCCTTTTTTATATAGGGTAATGAAGGAGCTCTGCTGTAAGAGATAACTCttaaaagaggaggaggaaaagcagTATAAAAAGAAGAGGAGGGCAGTGAAAGGGCAATTCAGACAGGCAGCTGCCAGTACAAAAACCTGACCCAAGGAAAACTTCACACACTCAAGGAGCTGactgaagatccaagaccacagccttcaatatggattatacctcaacataaagaaaacagaaatcctcataactggaccaataagcaacatcatgatcactgaaaaaatttgaagttgtcaaggatttcattttatttggatccacaatcaacacacgtggaaacagcactcaagaaatcaaaagacgcattgcattggacaattcGGAGGCAAAGAACTTCttcagagtgttgaaaagcaatgatgtcaccttgaagactaaggtgcgcctgacccaagctatggtattttcaatcacatcatatgcatgtgaaagctggacgatgaatacgggagatggaagaagaattgatgcctttgtgttGTGgccttggtgaagaatgttgaatataccatgggctgccaaaagactgaacaaacttgtcttgaaaaaagtacaatgacagtgctccttagaagcaaggatggagagactgagtcttacatattttggacatgttgtcaggagggatcagtccctggagaaggacattttgCTTCGTAAAGTacaaaagtacagggtcagtggaaaagaggaaggctatcaatgagatggattgacacagtggctgcaatgatgggctcaaggataacaaccactgtgggcatggtgcaaaaccaggcagtgtttcaccctGTGGTAcacacagttgctatgagttggaactgactcaacagcacctagcaacaatacaAAAGAGCTGAATAAAGGCTGTGAGAATGGAGCATACAGGACAGAGAGAAATGGCAAGAATTGGAGTTAGAAAAATAGCCATCAGATCTTGCAAGGTGTTAGAAAAATAAGCAGCCATCAGATCTTGCAAGCTATTAGGTTAGGCTAAGGATAATGGATCTAATCCTAAGGATAATGAGAATCCATTTAAGACCTTTAGGCAGGAGAGTCACAAGTTATAATGTAAGCATCTGTACAATGGCAAATACAAATATGCATGAGAATTAAACAGGTTGTCATGGGGTTCATGAGGAGGCATAATGGGATCTTTGAACACCCAAGAGTAACCtttcaaaattataaataacTTTCATGGGTTACAAAGGTATTGTGTacaagttgtatcctttcaagcAGAATATATTCAGGTGTGTCCTTTTTTAGAAACTATTCCCGGTTCTTCACATGCCAAGGAGGGGTTTGTAGTAAAAATTACTCAGAGCTCCTGAATGTTTCTGTGTTTCTTCAGATATGAGAAACTGGTACTTGGAGACCAAGATGCGGTGCTTAAAACATTCTTCTAACTAAATGAGcgcaccagcccagaggcaaggactagaaggcaggaggggacaggaaagctggtaacggggaacccaagattgagatggggagagtgctgacatatcatGAGGTTGGTAacaaaggtcacaaaacaatatgtgtattaattgcttactGAGAAACTggcttgctctgtaaactttcatctaaattatgataaaaaattaaataaaccaaaCTGAAATTTCGGAAATAAAATGTAGttaatgaattaaaaatttaatagaaTAAACTCTATATGGCATGCAATTAAAGACATATTCGTGATTAAGTGATGTggagggatcaaattgacagcaactcgaaagattagataggaaatctaGAGGGCGgggagtttatgtcaatggtggaggaacaatgcagaaaaggagggtgagatggttacaaaacttgaagaatgtaatcactgtcactgcattgtacatacacaaactgctgaattggtgaaagttctgctatgtatattctcaacaacaacaaaaaataaataaaataaattcttaaaaaatgaaaaaaaatgctttattttgtGTCACTGTCATAAAGTGAGCTAAGTAAACTGTGCTGTGAGTATGAAACTGCGTTACGTTCAGCATGATGATGTGATAAACGTAGGAGTGACTATTTTTCAgtatcctaaaaataaaacacagaataaaaaaaataaaataaaataaaaatcatgtcCAAAATAGGTCcattacaaaaacaaattatcAACCTTTGAGAAGCACAAACACAAGTAAAGACAGTACTTGGTGCAAAGTACAGTCAAAATCCATTGGTAATTCAGAGAAAGAAGCAATCACCTCCAAATGAGGAGATCAGGGAAAAGTATCATAAAAAGGAAGCATTTAAACCTGGCCTTCAAGGAGATGAGGGGAACAAAATGCTAGACAATGGGAGAGATATCCATAGGAAATCGGCTACTTTCAGTACTTAGGGTGGACAGTAAGAAAGAATGCCattccagtggttaagagctatgtctgttaaccgaaagtttggcagttcaaatccagcagcccctccttggaaaccctatggggcagttctactctatcctattgggttgctgtgagtcgaaaccaactctacggtgatctttttttttttttttagttggcaaGACCAGGACCTGACCTGAATGAGGAAGAACTCAATTGGatgttctcatttaaaaatgtcatgAACATCATATTATCATGTTCTCCCGAAGTGGCATCTCTCAAAACCCCAGTGCTGAGTATTAACTAATATTCAATTGGTTATTTCCACATACATCCCTTATTGTCCATTCACCAATATGCAGCGTCATGgtgacaaagggaaaaaaagttaGCTTGGGTGGCATGTTGAGACTGGTATTTGGTGAACTCTAAACTAATGAGTCAGCTATGGGGTTAAGATGAAAGCCATTCTGAAGCATTCTGAAGATTCAAAATGGACTTGCTTCTTTATTAGTAAGAGGTCATCTTCATATATAACTAAACAAAGTGCTAATGAATGGGATCCTTCAAATTGGCTCAAACAATGAGGTGGAAAGAAGTCTCAAGAAGAAGCCAACACCCAGTTTTCTGAGTATATAATCTCCACAGCAAAGAATTTAATCTTCAAACTAAGCATGCTGGGTCTTTGTGACCAACTCCAATCAAGGTCTTAACAATATGTCCCACAGCTACTGCCGGTCCCTCAGGAGCTTCTACAATGTCCCACCACTGTCTGCCATTGTACATGGCTCTAATCCTGTAAGCTTTGAAGATGGATTTTGTTTACCCAGCAGCTACCATGGCAGAACCTGGCTCCTGGAAAACTTTCAAGAAACCTGCCGTGAAAGGaccagctgccaactgaaaaacTGTAAGCAGAACTTATGCAGAGAGGAGAGCTGTGTGCAAAGCTCCTGCCTCACCAGAGATGTCCAGACAACGTGTATTAACTCCAGGCCCTGTGAAAGGACAACATGCCAAGCAGGAGCTGCTTCACCAGCGTCCGAGTGGGATCCCCAGTCTTGTCAGTCAGAAGGCAGCCAGCAAACGAGTTGTGTAGTTCGGGGCTACCAGCCTGCAAGCTACATGGCAAGGAGCTGCCCAACCAAGACTTACGTGTCTAAGAATTGCCAAACTCTGGAATGCGAATCTAGTCAAAGCCAGTCTCAGGAATCTGAATCTAGCTCCTGTAGACCCTTGGCCCTTGTCTCACCTGGACCACAACTCCTGGAATCTTCTAGCACTTATGAACCAACTTGCTGTGTTACGGGTGGTTTGCAATTGCCTAGTAATTGAAGAAACTGTAAAGAAGATGGCATATTGTAATTCAGATGGATTGATTTTTGACAGTTTTAGGGACCTTTATTTCTCTAAATATGAATTATTCTTCATGCTCGTGgcgagcatgtgtgtgtgagtgtgtatgtaaaTGAACATGTTTTCTAATATCTCTAaaaacaagactttttttttaaatcttttgggAATCTCTGGTGGTAAACTGGTGTTGAAACTGTTTTAGATCAGGAAGAAACTATTTGTTATAGAGCAGTTAAGTGTTGCAACCAGGTAATAACGTGAGCACTTTTCCTAACAAGTCAGCCTTAATCTTTGGCAACTGGCTACTGTCCATGGAAACTTAGCTTTGGATCTGATTTGTTAATCAATATACTACCAATATCAGAAATTCATAAGCAATTAAAAATAGGTGTTAAAAGAGACCTAGAAACCCATCTAGCCTTATGAATTCTGATAATTTCTACTTTATCAGAGGCTGTGCTGGTAGTCCATGATGTCAGGACCATGACTAAAGCCTGTGTCCACACTGGTTACCTGCTAGTTTGACTACCACATCACAGCATTCTTTCAGTTAACTATGAGATTGAATATATCGCTTGGAAAATACGTGAGAATTTTGAATTTCACCTCCATGGGTGTCATAGCCACATAGTAGCCAAAGAACTTTGTATATGCATGAGCTCACATTTAGCatattcatttctatttttttttttttcctcagtcttcACTACTGCTTAAGTGTTTGTTGAGTTGGGACAAGTTctttatatttaataaatttacttCCTTTGGAATTATAAACTTAACTGTCACTGTATTgtttttattcaatatttttgtgAGTTTTATAGGTTTTTTGCCTGATAAAAAGGATATGAAAGTctggaagaaataaagaaaacctgTTTCCTGACCATAATTTGTATGGAATAAACCAGAATTAAAGAACTTATTTGTGATAGTGAGCGGAAGATGGGGAACATAATTAATATAAAGGTTATAAAACCACAGAGTCAAAATACGTGaaaattcattaattttatttagaTTAGCATAGATATTCTGAAGCTTTGTGTGTGCTTTTAAATGGATCTCTCATCTTtaggggccacataaactagtGCCTAAGAAGGGGAATTATACAGTCAGACCTCCTTGAGTCTGAATCTTAGCTGTACTGAGTAAAGGCTGTTTGAATTCCAACCGTGTGGCTACGGGCAAGTTATTTCACCAATCTGCACCACCAATTCTTCAACTTCAAAACTGAGATGATAgtaatagggtcactgtgagtcttaaTAAGTTAGTGAATTAAAGTGCTCACTGCATTACCTTATATATAGTAGATAATAAGATTTAGCTGCACAGTTTGCTATGCAATATGGTGAGTATATTTGGAAATAAATCCAGAAATGTATGACAGATGAGGATGACTAGTCATCCAACAAATGAGAAATCAGCTATTTTATAGTTTGAAAGATGCGGGCAGCACCTTCTACTAAGGAAAATGCTTAGAAGACATGTGCCACATCTGGCTGAAGTGGGCAGGCATGTGTCTGTCAGCCTATGGCAAACCTCATTGTTATTGATTATTTACCAGCTAGCTGTGGGGGTGGGTTGGACACAGGCCTTTTCAAAGGAGAGGATTTCAACCTAAACTCTATAAACCACCACTTACACAGttgcttctgtaaaaaaaaaaaaaaaaaaaaaaaggtagagggTCGAAATTGTAGGGAGGCTGAGGAAGGCCTA
Protein-coding regions in this window:
- the LOC126061756 gene encoding keratin-associated protein 27-1, yielding MSHSYCRSLRSFYNVPPLSAIVHGSNPVSFEDGFCLPSSYHGRTWLLENFQETCRERTSCQLKNCKQNLCREESCVQSSCLTRDVQTTCINSRPCERTTCQAGAASPASEWDPQSCQSEGSQQTSCVVRGYQPASYMARSCPTKTYVSKNCQTLECESSQSQSQESESSSCRPLALVSPGPQLLESSSTYEPTCCVTGGLQLPSN